aatggtGGTCTCCAggtgcggggggtggggtgggggggtggggcgaGGGGAGTTACAGTTTAATAGATACAAAGTTTCAGCTTTACAAGATGCAAAGGGTTGGTGATGACCGCACATTATGGATGTCTGCattaccactgaactgtacactacAACGATTAAGGTGGTCAATGGTATTTTACcacagtaaaaaaatagaaaaagaatagtgGACCGGAGTGGTGGTGGCCATGTGGAGGGAGTGCAGTCCAGTTAACAGATTCAAACTATGACGGGACTAAACTTTCTCACCCTGTCACGTCctatcccctcctccccccttagTGCTCCTCCTGTTTAAAGAGAGTGGAGCCTGGTCTTACCACGCCTCCCAAAGACCCATGACCTTTGACGAGGCCAGTGCTTACTGTCAGCAAAAGTACACCCACCTGGTGGCAATTCAGAACCAGGAAGAAATCGAATACCTGAACTCCACATTCAGCTACGCACCCACTTACTACTGGATTGGGATCAGGAAGGTCAACAACCAGTGGGTCTGGATAGGGACCCAGAAGGCTCTGACCCAGGAAGCCAGGAACTGGGCTCCAGGGGAGCCCAACAACAAGGGGAAGAACGAGGACTGCGTGGAGATATACATCCGGAGAGAAAAGGATGCGGGCAAGTGGAATGACGAGAGCTGCAGCAAGAAGAAGCTCGCCTTGTGCTACGCAGGTGGGTGCGCAAGGGCggcacgtggggggggggggcagcgcgCGGGGCACGGGGCGTGGTCTCAGTGCGTGGGCATCGGGACAGATTGTTGACACTGTGCAAATGTTAGTCTCGACTGTGGATATTATGTCCTAAAAGATCTGGTTTTAAAACGGTCTGCTTGGCTGACAAAGCATCTCTTTGCTTCTTTGAATGTAGTAGGCAAGAATATatgtatgcacacatacatacatgcatagaCAGGTCTATACACATATGGGTGTGTCTACACACATACGCACAGTGCCTACTTTAGTCCCTTGTTGATTTGTGGCAGGGGAACTATCTTTAGAGTTTGTGACAATGTGAGTTTTCTGGTGTTGGTGCCAGTCATATCCGTATATTAACATCAAGGTTTAACATGGTTGAGCATATAGCTCAGCATTGGCCCTGTGTAAAGCCCTTCATCTCACGGTGACAACTCCGTTCCACACTGTTGATCCCAACGTCACAggtgctcaccccccccccttattGTGCACTGTGCATCCCACAGCCGCCTGTACCCAGACAGCCTGCAGCGGCCGCGGTGAGTGTGTGGAGACCATCAACAGCTCCACGTGCCGGTGCTACCCCGGCTTCAGCGGACCCCACTGCGAGCATGGTGAGTCTTGACGTCGCCCCTTTCTTCACCTGAGGTGGGGGCAGCATCCCAGGTGCTGGCTGGCTTGGGAATCAGGTCTGCTGGTCTTCCCTTCCCTGAGGCATCAGAGCCTCAGGGTCAACTCCCAGATTCTGCACTCCCTGTGgcaccctgaccaggcagcaaaGCTCGGAGTCCCAGCTTCCACCCTGTAAAACGAGGGTGAGAGAAGTACTGGCTTCACAGGCATGTGGTCAGGGCCATGGGAATGAATGCAGACGCCACCCTTTCAGGAAACGTTCAGTAAACAGTAGCTGTGGCTTCCGGGGCTCCCCCCACCTTCCATGAGCCGAGAGAGGGACGGAACTGACTTGGTTTCCCTCTGCAGTTGTGGCCTGTCAAGCCCAGGACGCGCCCGAGCACGGAGGCCTGGTTTGCACCCACCCCCTGGGGAACTTCAGCTACAATTCCTCCTGCACCGTGAGCTGCGAGAGGGGCTACCGGCCCAGCAGCACCGAGGCCACGCAGTGCACCGCCTCCGGGGAGTGGAGCGCGCCCCTGCCAGGCTGCAATGGTATGTCGCCCCCAGAGCACGCGGGACGTTTCCCCAACTCGTGCCTCCTTGCCTTAGCTTTTCATCCAACTTGTGATATTTTTCAAAACTCTGAGGAAGGTacttttagttgttgtttttaataaagcTGTTCTCTCCGGTAATATATATGGCCCAGATGGTCCCTGCTGAGTGTGAGGGAGGTTTTCATTCTGTGTTTGAAATAGGTGTTTCTGAGGTCCCGGTGATCGGTAAGAGAACACCTAAAACCACAGAAGCAGTCTAGGACTCCTAATGACTCTCCCATCTTCTTTCCCTGTTGAACTTCAACAACAGACTCAGTCAGGACTGTGACAATCAAGCAGCCGTCTTggtatctctctttccctctcggtCTTAACTTCTAGGCCAGAGACAAAGTAAATCAGTGTCTTTAGTATGCCACTATTGTTTTTATTACAGCTGGTCATCAAGCCTGGCTTACAATCAGCTCTTTCTTCACTTTTGCCTCATATAAAATACATCAGAGACCTACCCAATGAGAGATTTGGTAAAATTAGATCAGCTACCATTCAGCACAAAGGAAAAAAGTCAGAAAAGATGTGAAcaccaattaaaaaaagagaaagcatacACACTTTGTTGTTGGATGTGCATGTCCTCAAGAATTAAGGGTGGACTTTGGGATCCACTCTTTCCCAGGCAGGCTCCTTACGCAGTTACGAACTCAAATCCCACAGGGAGTGAACGTATCAGTCTCTAAAACTCATGGTGCTCTTTCAAACCCCCAGTGGCCGAGTGTGAGCCTTTGACGAACCCTGCCAATGGATTGGTGGAATGTTCCCAAAGCCCCGGGACCTTCCCGTGGAACACAACCTGTGCATTTGGCTGTGAGGAAGGATTCGAACTAGCGGGACCCCAGCGCCTCCAGTGCACCTCCTCGGGGACCTGGGACAACGAGCAGCCCACGTGCACAGGTAGAGTGGCTAGCTCCATGTGGGGATTTACTGCCCATGGGCTTTTTACTCCACCTCTACTTGGGATGGGCGAGCCGGACCAGCTCGGCTAAGTGGGTATCTGTGTTACAGCTGTGACGTGCGCCGCCCTCAGCCACCCTCGGAATGGTTCCGTGAGCTGCAGCCATTCCCCTGCTGGACAGCTTGCCTTCCGGTCATCTTGCACCTTCACCTGTGTGGACGGCTTCCGGCTGCAGGGCCCAGCCCAGGTGCAGTGCACAGCACGAGGGCAGTGGACACAGCGAGCCCCGGTGTGTGAAGGTGAGCCCGAACTCTCCCCTTTTTTCTTAAAGAGCAACAAGCAATCCTCAGACGCGGGCAGCCAGAGTGAGACCAGCTGCCTATGCTCATGGTGGACCCTGGAGTCCGTGGGCAGCACTCATCTTCTGTCTTGGAGGTTCAAGAACCAGCACTCCCCCGGGGAGGGGACCGCCATGTAGTAAGAGCAGACGCCCTGCTGGGTCCCCCTAATGGTGCCGCACTTACAGGGCCTCATGGACGTGGGCATGGGATAGGGAGATGTGGGCATGGAATAGAGAAATGTGGGCGTGAAATAGGAAGAGAAGCCTCCGTCTGAGGGGACATCACATTGGAGAATGTTTAAAGTAGGATCACGACTTCTTGCCCAAACCCTGGTCATCCCTTGCTTCTGACATTGCATAGAGCTAGCAGTGTCGAGAATGTTTCGAGTGTGACATCCAACAGAAAGATACCTCAAATCCATCCACACACACCAAAATTTAATTCATGTTAAAGCAAGAGCAAGGTGATAGAAAGTAAGCAGGTTTCACTGTCAGGCACGGGTAGTCTTGTGGCCCAATAGGGCAGAGAAGAATTTTCCAATGGCAGAAAAGCCACAAGGGAAAAACAAGCTGCAGGGCAGACAAGATGCACACAGCTGCCTTTGTAGTGCCCTTTCTCTGGCATCATCTGTGAGCGTCCGGGATCCCTAAATTGCTCTCTCACTACACAAAATCTCTCTCGGCCCCTACCTTCTTTTGCAGGTCAGAAGAGTTCTCAGGAACCGCTGGTCCTATTAGGGGCTGTCCTCTGATTAGTGCCATTGTTAAGCAAGGGGTTGGAATTCAAAGCCAACACCACTGTCTTCCTAGCTGTCCAGGGCATAATAGAGTCGCAAGTCCTCCAAGCATTTCCTTGTCCAGAATGAACTGGGTTCATTGGCCCAAATGCCGAGTACTCTCCCGTTCCATTTCCTGACCGTTGTTTTGGTGTTTTCAGCTTTGCAGTGCAGAGCCTTATCCAGCCCCAAGAGAGGCTCCGTGTACTGTCTTCCCGGTGCTTCTGGAAGTTTCCGACCTGGGTCCAGCTGTGAGTTCTCCTGTGAGCAGGGATTTGTGTTGAAAGGACCCACAAGGCTCCAGTGTGGCCCCACTGGGGAGTGGGACAGCAGGGAGCCCACGTGCGAAGGTGcatcttttgtttatattttcttttacgaTCAGAAACTGTTGAAGGGCGAGGGACTTGGTTGCTCGGTGCACCTGTTGCTGCCGGGACACACATGCACATCTGACGTGCTCGCTCATGTCTTCCAGCTGTGAAATGTGCCGCCATCCGCCAGCCCCCGAGTGGCCTGGCGAGGTGTGCTCATGCCCCCACTGGAGAGTTCACTTACCGGTCCTCCTGTGCCTTCAGCTGCAAGGAAGGCTTCGAATTACATGGATCGGCTCAGCTGGAGTGCACGTTTCGGGGACAGTGGACCCAGGAGGTCCCCTCCTGCCATGGTAAGACCAAATTCAGACCTGAAGGAGTGCGGGAGGAGCACTCACACATGGCTGAACACGGACTGCCCCAAGGGCTTGATCCTAATGCCCTACGTGCTGAAACCAAAGTAGGCTTCTACATTATGTTGTGGGGCGGGTTTGTCAGCCAGCGGCTTTAGTTATTTTCAGGTAGA
The DNA window shown above is from Saccopteryx bilineata isolate mSacBil1 chromosome 2, mSacBil1_pri_phased_curated, whole genome shotgun sequence and carries:
- the SELE gene encoding E-selectin is translated as MKRALEAMTAPQLLWALTLVLLLFKESGAWSYHASQRPMTFDEASAYCQQKYTHLVAIQNQEEIEYLNSTFSYAPTYYWIGIRKVNNQWVWIGTQKALTQEARNWAPGEPNNKGKNEDCVEIYIRREKDAGKWNDESCSKKKLALCYAAACTQTACSGRGECVETINSSTCRCYPGFSGPHCEHVVACQAQDAPEHGGLVCTHPLGNFSYNSSCTVSCERGYRPSSTEATQCTASGEWSAPLPGCNVAECEPLTNPANGLVECSQSPGTFPWNTTCAFGCEEGFELAGPQRLQCTSSGTWDNEQPTCTAVTCAALSHPRNGSVSCSHSPAGQLAFRSSCTFTCVDGFRLQGPAQVQCTARGQWTQRAPVCEALQCRALSSPKRGSVYCLPGASGSFRPGSSCEFSCEQGFVLKGPTRLQCGPTGEWDSREPTCEAVKCAAIRQPPSGLARCAHAPTGEFTYRSSCAFSCKEGFELHGSAQLECTFRGQWTQEVPSCHVVRCSSLAAPGKVNISCSGEPVFGAACMFSCPEGWTLNGSAALMCEATGHWSGVLPTCEALATSSSALAAGLSAGGTCLLTAASFLLWLLKRLRRRAKKFVPASSCQSLQSDKSYQLPSESI